ACTGAGGAATGAATATTTCTTTGACAGAAACAGACCAAGTTTTGATGCCATCTTGTATTATTACCAGTCTGGTGGAAGATTAAGGAGACCAGTGAATGTGCCCTTGGACATCTTCTCAGAGGAAATTCGGTTCTATGAACTTGGTGAAGAAGCCATGGAGATTTTTAGGGAGGATGAAGGATTTATTAAGGAGGAGGAACGCCCTTTGCCAGACAATGAGTTTCAGAAGCAAGTATGGCTTCTCTTTGAATATCCTGAAAGCTCTGGCCCAGCTAGGATTATCGCTATTATATCCGTTATGGTGATCTTAATCTCGATTGTTAGTTTTTGCCTTGAAACGTTGCCTGTTTTTAGGGATGAAAATGAAGACATGCATGGGAGTGCTGTAAACTACTATCCATATTCCAACAGCACAGGCCGATACCAACAATCTAACACCTTCACAGACCCATTCTTCATTGTTGAGACACTTTGTATCATATGGTTCTCCTTTGAGTTCTTGGTTCGTTTTTTTGCCTGTCCAAGCAAAGCTGGATTTTTTACCAACATTATGAACATCATTGACATAGTGGCTATCATTCCTTATTTTATTACGTTGGGTACAGAACTGGCAGAGAAAACTGAAGATGGGCAACAGGGTCAGCAAGCAATGTCCTTAGCAATTCTTAGAGTAATAAGACTGGTGAGAGTGTTTAGGATCTTCAAGCTTTCCAGACATTCAAAGGGACTTCAGATTTTGGGTCAAACACTCAAAGCAAGTATGAGGGAACTAGGTCTTCTAATATTTTTCCTCTTCATTGGTGTTATTCTTTTCTCCAGTGCTGTGTATTTTGCAGAGGCTGATGAGAGAGAATCTCAGTTTCCCAGCATCCCAGATGCCTTCTGGTGGGCTGTGGTTTCCATGACAACAGTAGGATATGGAGACATGGTCCCTACAACAATAGGTGGCAAAATAGTAGGCTCCCTCTGTGCAATTGCAGGCGTGTTAACCATTGCCTTACCAGTTCCTGTAATAGTGTCCAACTTCAATTACTTCTATCACAGAGAGACAGAGGGTGAGGAACAAGCACAATATTTGCAAGTAACCAGCTGTCCAAAGATCCCTTCATCCCCTGACCTTCAAAAAAGCAGAAGTGCCTCCACACTAAGTAAATCTGATTACATGGAGATCCAGGAAGGAGTTAATCATAGCAATGAAGATTTTAGAGAGAAGAATTTAAAAACTGCAAATTGCACCTTAGGAAATACAAACTATGTAAATATAACCAAAATGCTGACTGATGTTTGACGAATCTGCTCCTTGCAAAGTGTCTGGAGCAGCTGCAGAATTTGTGTAATGCAATAATCTGCTAGGTAATACTTTTTCTAGATGTGTCAATTCTGCATGGAAAGCAATAGTTGTGTAAGTGATGTTTTATTGCATCTGCAACAAATACGAATTCACGGAAACATCTATTGTCAACACTGATAGGCCAGAGTCATCTGGTAGCCTTCTTGACTAGGGAGTATTTATATTGTGGTGTGGCCATCAGTAATATTCACTTTACATACTACTATAGGCATCTCAGCCAGAATAGTGGGTATTTCTGAAAGAACTTAGCTGTACAACCTCTTGCAACATATAGGTGTCACATGTAGCTCTGTGACCATGTAAAGACGTAGCATCACAAAGAACACTTtcacaagaggttctgcagcaacaAATGGCTTCACTGCACTGGAGACATTGATGGTATCACTTATATATTGCATTGCGGAGGAGCTAAACGGCTCCCACTAATTACACCTAAAAGATGGCGGTTTCCAAAGAAATGTTCTTCACAAAGAATTCACGGATACTATATTACCATGGCGAGAAACTAGTAGTACAATATTATCCAAACCTATTGGGTGTGCGCTCGCATATCCTGTAGTGATGTAAACTATATTTGCACTTAAATGATCAATGCACATATGTACAGCGCTACATTTCATGCTTTAAGAATTAAATAGCTGATTGAAAAAAGGCCTTCCATATTTTAATGAGGaacatatatatttttgtgtTAAGGCTCTATTATTTGTATATCAAAGCTTCGATCTTTggaattttatttttgaaaaaaactgTAGAAAAATGCTTTGCTGCAACTTGCAGTGTGTCTCTGCTGGGATGTATAACACAATGCTAACAGGATCTTAATGTGTACTATGATCTGCAGACCACTGACGAAGAAATATGGCACCATGGTCTACTGCTTCTTAGTTAGGAGAATCACCTCATTAGGTGATAGATCAATATTAAGGAGGATCCTTCACCCTTCAAGGGGATGTGACGCACAGGGTGGAAAGGTTTGAAGCTGCATTAAGACCATGGTTAGGGTAACCCACGTATATAATTCCAACTATATGTAAATTTACTGCATGCATATGTTAATAGTTGTTCTTTAACTGCTCCTAACAATCTCGATAGCGTTTCTACTTCAGGCCTGCATATGGAAAGCTCCTGATTTAATACTGCGCTACATATCAGGTTATTCTAGAGGTATACAGTACCTTGCAGGCTAAAATATAACAGGCCTCCTCTGGTGTGAAGGTTTCAGGTGTCGTGTTAGAAAATCTAGTATTCTATCACACTACTATACTCTTGACTACATTCCATTTATAAATTAGTAACTGTGAAAAATTGAATAATGCATGGATAAATATTGCATGCACACACTACCTATCTATAGACATATATATTCCGACACACATGCAGACATACATGAATACACGGGCAGTACACGGACAGTTCCATCTTAGTCAGACTTATCCCGCTACCTGTTTAGTCGTCTCACTGTTTCTACTATTAATTCTAGGACTGCATTCTTGTAATAACTTCCTTATAGGAATATCAATCTCAGATCAGGAAAAGGGACACACTGATTGTACATTTTATCAAGAGGTTCAACGTATAAGTCAAATATGCTTGCACCAAGGATTGTACATATATTTCAGGGAAACTTTGTTACACTTGAAAGTATATATCTGTTGTATTGTTCTAGTCATATGATAATAAAAGACAACAACATCGACAATGGTAGGAGAAAGGACGTGGGGAAAAGCGTTATTAAAGCGTAatcatattaaataaaaatattatggcAGCCATTGACACATCATTTGAAGTGGCATCAGAAGTAttgcacaatatatatatatgtgtgtgtgtgtgtgtgtgtgtgagagtgtgTATGCATGTGCATGGGTGTAAATGTTTGCCTAGGTAAATTCAATGAGAatttgtgtgtataatatatatatatttatgtttgtGTGTATCTGGAAATATACACTAATATGCACTCATAAGTTGGCACAGTCCTATGGGAAGTATGTGCTATGTATATATGAAAGCAGAAATACCGTAAATGGGTAATTATAATGATATTTTTTTCCACTCAAAAATTGTATTAATTTGTACTTAGATAttgattatataatataatatactatgagtatatatgtataacaaATACATGGATATCTGTGTGTTCTGTTTGTTCTGGATGCAAATATAGTCAAGGATATACAATATAAGACAACTATATGTACTGGTGCAATAGACTGATACAATTAGATTGAATTCACATGTGACTTTTATGTTGTgggttttgctactttttttacATGGACAAAAACTGAGGAAAAAGAGCATTTATGAATGAAGTATTAGGTTGGATACAGACATCTGTAATCTGGAAGCATtttaatgtcccagatgtcccaaacttcaattgaagtctatggtgatctaaagttcacatctgcgtttgggccattccgttacagatttttcatgtggaaagaaaagttctgcagcacttttctctctgcattttttgtaccgaaactgagcggaaaccacagaaccccattatagtctatggagtctatggagtctgcaggtttctgaagatgcagattaggtttccattcaggggggtccatGAAGGGAGAagcatgcgcagatgtgaaccgttcCTAAATttgttgaaaaagaaaaaaagataaatCAGTTGATCCATGAGAGGTCCAGGTTTTGCAGTTGAAATGTATCCAATTTATAACTATCTGAAAGTGGCCTAAATCTTCATTCACACTGCACATAAATGGTCTATATGTGGCTGATCACCATATTCTATGTGCCAAAATGGGAACAGATTCCCTGATTTCCTCTGGTAACACTTGATCCTACTTTTGGCATGTAGCACAAGGTTCTCATATGAACAGTCCCTGTGAATGAAACCTACAAAGTACAAGAAGCTTTCTAATGTAACTGTATTATAAAGCCTAGTATGATAATATGGTTTACAAATACTAAACAGTCATTGCTTCAAGAAAACTGGCTTAGTCAAATTCATTTAATGCAACTACAGCCAACCTGTCTGTGTGTAGGGTTTGCTAAAGCAAATATGCAGTTATTGTGGACGCACTGACTACAATTTAACCCCTGAGACTCAGAGACTGCAATATAATGTGTACAATGGCCTTGTTAATGCTATGCATCAGTTACTGCTGACGCAGATCTGTGGCAACGTTAGAATTAGCATATGTGTAGAAACCATATTTTACAATACATCAAAGGTGTTTCCCTTTAAATGCATATTAATGGAGTCATTCGGTGCCAGTGAGCGGGCCTGTCCTTTAGGGTTTATGGATTGCTTTATTTTTCATTTGAAGTTTAGGCATCTACATATGCTGAACCTAAAGGAATATTATGACCTCTGCAGATAAATGCTATTGTTTGCAGAAAGAAAagttatataatgtatacttcGCGTATCAttacttcatgtttttttttaatgtagattgtgagcactacatagagctcacaatgtacactttttccctatcagtatgaattttttttggaatatgggatggaaatccatgcaaacacagggagagcatacaaactccttgcagatgattttttgcccttggtgggatttgaacaccaggactccagtgctgcaaggctgtaatgctaaccactgagccaccgtgtggccccttacatTATGGTTTTCAAGACCGCTTCCTGCAGGCATTCATTATCTTCTtccaggtcatgtgatgaataTATAGATGCTTTGATACTTGAACTAACTGTAGCCAGTCTTGCAACTGtatgaccatcacatgaccatcttcagtagttgatacctttttaatggctaactcataatgatgacaaatggctgacgtttcggaacgctaggctcctttctcaaagcaaatttaaaaacatttttgaaggatgcatatatatatatatatatatatatatatatatatatacagagcaggcacaaagggctgtatatatatatatatatatatatatatatatatatatatgcatccttcaaaaatgtttttaaatttgctttgagaaaggagcctagcgttccgaaacgtcagccatttgtcatcattatgagttagccattaaaaaggtatcaactactgaagattaccaagttttcgttttttttttttttttatatttccaacccactggctaacacggtacaacaacgaacattttcccatcacatgaccaggagagGTTGGATCCATTCAAACTTTGTTCCTATAtcgacagcaagaagagatcttgAAAATTACAATGGCTTAATACAGAAATAATGTTACAACATTGGATAACATTTCATGATGTAATGGAAAACCTCCATTTACTGAAACTATGATACTCCTTTAGGTTAAAGCTCCATGTAGAGGGCCAAAGCgaaaaagtgttgtgggaaaaatcgcagtgacTATAAAACGCTATGTTTTTTTCCATGGTGTTTCCGTCACAGCCAAATTGAgacatttacaccatgtgggccccggccttaaagggactCATGTGTATGGCTACCTTTAGAAAAGTCTTGGGAAACATCTTTGTTGCTACTGTATCTATTCACAAGTTTTCTGATTGTGGCTTACTgttcttgtaaaaaaaattacatcaatGTGTCATCCTTATATGAGGCATTAATTTTAGGGGATTTGGATTTACTGATTTCAATTATAGTAAGCAGTTGGTTGTCATTATACTATCGCTCCATTGTTGGTGCAAAAAATTATTAAGGGGGCTGACAGTAAATGTTTGCCATGATTGTCATTGTGAATCACAATGGCTGACCATGAATATTAGAATACATAACTTATGGCTTCCCCTACACACTGAAAGTTGCCTGGCCTGTCATGTGATCTCACATTTACCACTGCGCAAAAGTCGATGTGATAGTCAAATCATTTTGCGACTTTAAAGTGAACCCATAAACTCTCTTAAAATGTCTATTTTGCTAGATATTTAAAGGTGTTTTACCATCTAAGCAAGTTatcctatacttaggataggagATAACATGCAGATAGGTGGGGGTCCAACCGCTCAGACTCCCATTAATGAGAAGTGGAGCtgtattcatttcaataggagtatCAGAGATAGTGCTTGGATATCTGTAATGCTCCCATTGAAACAAATGCTGTGGAGCGATGCTGTCCAACAACTGGCGTTTTCTATATAggcataataggggcagaaagtcagcagaagaaaactgtagtgccccccacaggtaatattacctgtgtgtgtattgtgagactattacctgtggggtgTACTATAACAGTAATAGTGCCATAGTGGTAATTTTACCTGTATGTGGGGGGACTAT
This sequence is a window from Leptodactylus fuscus isolate aLepFus1 chromosome 2, aLepFus1.hap2, whole genome shotgun sequence. Protein-coding genes within it:
- the LOC142194803 gene encoding potassium voltage-gated channel subfamily A member 2, which translates into the protein MTVATGDPTDEASALPGHPQDSYDPDPDHECCERVVINISGLRFETQLKTLSQFPETLLGDPKKRMRYFDPLRNEYFFDRNRPSFDAILYYYQSGGRLRRPVNVPLDIFSEEIRFYELGEEAMEIFREDEGFIKEEERPLPDNEFQKQVWLLFEYPESSGPARIIAIISVMVILISIVSFCLETLPVFRDENEDMHGSAVNYYPYSNSTGRYQQSNTFTDPFFIVETLCIIWFSFEFLVRFFACPSKAGFFTNIMNIIDIVAIIPYFITLGTELAEKTEDGQQGQQAMSLAILRVIRLVRVFRIFKLSRHSKGLQILGQTLKASMRELGLLIFFLFIGVILFSSAVYFAEADERESQFPSIPDAFWWAVVSMTTVGYGDMVPTTIGGKIVGSLCAIAGVLTIALPVPVIVSNFNYFYHRETEGEEQAQYLQVTSCPKIPSSPDLQKSRSASTLSKSDYMEIQEGVNHSNEDFREKNLKTANCTLGNTNYVNITKMLTDV